The genome window TAGATCgtaattttactttaatttgaaCCCGTGACAAAAGTCAGAGCTTAAACTGTTTGGATGTATGGGAATATATTAGCAAAAGGAGTGTTGTTAGCTCTTTAGGACTTGGACCTTACTGAGATCTCAGAAATATTCTAAGACAAATCATTATTTAAGATACCTGTTGTTATGAGttattttttcacactttttttaagtacaatttaaaacaatgtcTGTAGTTCTAAGGAAGACTGCTTGAAATAAACTCTCAACCCCTTATTTAAAACCCTTTCTCTACTAAGTTTTTAAGTTTATTCACTGTGGCACTGTGTACTATCATgcttcaatatttaaaaaaaaaaaggcggtGTCTAATATGTCTCATTGGATTTTATTGCAGGGTTTCTGAAGGGGGCTAAATATAAATGTGCTGCACccttttatattttacattggggaaaaaaaacatttttaaaaccactcatttttcttccacttcttaACTATGtatggtttgttttgtcttttacgtaaaaccccaataaaatgtagaattatttgacatgttttgttttggtggCAAATAAAATGACTTGATACACAAAATGTGGCTCTCAACCAAGTTTTTAGATTCATGAACTGAGCTAATGTGTATTTTTATGCTTGAATAATTCTTTAAGTGCATCAGCGTGTGAtacattggattttatttgggtgTCTTAGTTTAGAGGGATGCAGCATCAAACTTTTTAGATTTgaatttgtaaaaagaaaaaaaatccttgaaaaccatgtaaaattGTCCTTCCTAATTTGCATTTATGCAATACTTTTTGTTGggccatcacataaaatccaattgGAATATAATgtgctttaaagtaaaaaataaataaaaggaagtgTGAACGATTTTGCCAGCCATAGTTGGCCTTATCACAGGTGAGGACAACTGAGTTCAGACTGTGGAAacaggactttgtggactggtggcTTCAGAATCATCTTCTGACCAATACGAGGAAAACCAAGGAGCTGGTGTTGGATTTTGGCAGGCAAAGACCTTTTTGCACTGTGGTGGCATCAACCATCTTTTGTGATGCAGTTTGTTGCAGCAGCATCTTATCTACAGAGGAGAGGAAACAGTTTGATAGGTTCTACATAAAGGATGCCTCCTCGACCCATTGCATGTAGATATTGCAGAGCTGGGGAGTTCCTGCAGTGACAGACTGTTGCACCCTATGCACAAAGGAGTGTTATCGCAGATCTTTTCAGCAGCTGTTtgactttataaccatcactgttcccaacaaactcaattaactgttttttcttttcattcttaCAGtcttgaataaatatatatatacacgtttTGCACATTCACTGGACTCAATTTCACACttgacttaattttttttcttctcatgtAGTATATTTTCTCTTTGcagctggtacacctgaatgtTCCCACTGTGGGATAGTAAGAGATCATTCTATATTTTAGTGTAGTTTAGTTTAAAGCTACAATAAAATTACACAAGTTTTAATGAAGAGCAACTAAAACAATTTTGCTCAACGCATTTCTtctcttttacttattttatataGTGGCTGATGAAAAGCAATTccctaaattaaaaataaaacgttaACACGCTTATTGCAGCATAAGTTGTTTGATTTAGAAACAATGTATAATATAAAtttgaatttttctcttttgaagACATTTTCTTCGGGATAGCCGGGTGCGCTATCCAAACGCACCTTCGCGCTGTACCCTGGGAAATGTAGGAGGAAACCGGAAggaaggcattttttttttgttgtttgttgtgcTGCTGGTTTGGCAGCTTTCATCTGTTAACTCTGGATTGGTCTTCTAGTATATATGGCATGTAACAGGAGGAGGGTAACTGACTTCATTTCTTCTCGGACGGACACAAAGCTGTACGAAAATGGCCGTGGGTGAGTCATTCGACGTCTTTTCCACCCACAGCACGgttagctaacgctagctgccGTGGCTGTTGGGaactaaaatgcatttaaaacgAAGTGGGGGAGAAATATTCGTAACTGAAGCTGCTTTGCTGTAATTAGTTGTCCACCATaccgtccttttttttttttttcttaaccaaatattaatatttaaaatatctacATTTTAAGTGGTATAAATCCCTACATTTTTGACTGTTTTTCCTCCCCAGAAAACGCGAGCGTGGTCTTCAAAGTGTACTGCCTGTCGGTGATGACGTTGGTGGCAGCTACGTACACGGTGGCGTTAAGGTACACACGGACCATCTCATCGGGGGACCTTTACTTCTCCACTACAGCGGTGTGCATCGCCGAGGTCATTAAGTTGATACTGAGCCTCGGGATGCTGGCAAAGTAAGTGTTTgttacatataataataataataataataataattataataattattattaataatacacGGCTGTAAAGTTTACAAGTGCATCTTAATGAATTAGAATCACACgaaaaaagttcatttattttcaacacttaaatacaaaaaagtgtCTCGTCTTAATTTGGGTTCAGGGTGATATATTTAAAgcgtttttatttcttgtaattttgaagATTGTGGCTTAAAGCTGacgaaaacccaaaattcagtctCTGAAAATGTCAATATGACATATGACACTTCACCACAATATTGTGTTATGGCCTACAACAATGATGGGGGGGACTGCTTACCctccacaaacaaaaaaaagttaagcaaCACTAAGAtcattgctaaagaggctgAATGTTCAGGCTGCTGTGTTGACGGATATTGccggaaagttaagtggaaggaaaaagtgtggttgaACATTTTGCTTTGGAAGAACTGTTGTACATTCACAAGGCCTGGTGTGTACAGATGTAACCAGGACATGGGCTAAagctctctctccctccttgtGTTAAGCCAGTCTAGAATCAGAGACAGTAAAGTCTTATTTGTGCTAGCTAGGAAAAAGAAGAGGCAAACCTGCCTGACCTACACTAGTAGTTTCAATGGGGTATCTTCAAGAAGAAGGTGACGCCTTACACGCCAGTGTAGATGAGGGCTGCTATAGGAAAGATCCACGGACCTTCTTAACatctcagcaatgccacaggtgGATCACCTCAATGCAAGACATTGATGCATGCGGAAGTATTGAGTGTGTAGCTTCTATTAAAACTTCAGAAATCAACAAATGGAATTGATTGCTAAAGATTGTAACAGAAGTGGTTTAATTTGCCAAGTTGCCTCAtacaacaaggaatttgacttcagcTCGACTTTCAACTAAGACATTTTAAgtacaatatacaaaaaaggtcaatagatttttgtgtgtatatatatatatatatatatatatatatatatatatatatatatatatatatatatatatatatatatatatatatatatatatattaacaaaGAGGATTGTATTGGGCTAAATAAGCATGTATCTGTCTGCATACTCTGACTTTTATGTAATGGGAGAGCATATGGACAGACTAAATAATGCCTTCGTAGATGTGTGGAACCTCTGTAAGGTTGTCCTTCATGAgttccaggtggttctgaccaCACGAGTGGACCAGCCGATCCAGACTCATTGCCTTCCTGGATCAGACCAGTGACAGTGGCGTTGTCCTCGAACTTCAGGAGGTTCACAGAGGCTCAGTCATCGGTGTGCACAGACGAGAGAGGGGAGTTTGCTGATGGTTGTTGTGCGGGAGAAGCTTCTCCCCagtctcacctgctgctgccggtCAGCTGGTGATCCCCTGTCTGGTGGAGCTTCCAGTGGAGGAGGTTGATGTGAAATGGTTTTGCAGCTAAAAAGACTCCAGGTTGAAATCCTGGCCTGAGGCATTTCTGCTtgggagtttgcatgttccccTGAGGGCGGCCAAACTGGTTCttgatcttctttttttttttttttgcacaatggGAACATGTAATGCGATGTTTGTCAGATGTGTGTTTCTACACACCTGAACTGAACCTAACTAAACTGACACAGCCATCTTAATTTATGCTCTCCTCTTTTCATCACCAGTctcataatttttgtttttattccactAATATCTCCAGGGAGACAAGCAGCCTCGTACGGTTCAAGAACACCATAGTGGAGCACATCTTCTCCAGCCCCAAAGAGCTGCTGAAACTGAGCGTGCCCTCGTTGGTGTACGCCGTTCAGAACAACATGGCCTTCATTGCACTCAGTAACCTTGACGCAGCTGTTTATCAGGTCGGATTTTAAtgttagcttgttttttttttctgatatttgTTCCAATCGTACATAAAAAGACTTAAATCATCCCCGGGTTCTTTTCTCCTAACATGTTGCAGCTATTTGGCTAGAAACTGTGGCCTCCGACAGCGTAAAGTATCAGAATCAAGACTGTTAAGACTCTTTTCAAAGTAAACATCCGGTCTTCCTGTCCCTCTTTCCTGCTTTATTCTGATTAGAGGCCGTAAATATCAGAATTCTAGATGTTTGATAAGGAAACGTGACACTGGTACAAATCTTAATATGTTGTACAGGAAGTAATGAGACAGTTCCTACCAGATAAACAGGTTTTTAACTGAACTGACTGAGTACACAAATAAATTGTAGCAAtggaatgaaagaaaaaacagagactATATAAGAATAAAACGATTGAATGTTCATTTAGTGGGAGGTGTTGGTCACCTGTTGTACATTCGTCCACCTGTAGAGACACTGCTGCTAGGGCTGGGCCATAGGTCGTGTTATCGTTGGCGTGAAAGATTTCTTATCTTAAGAATTTGGGTTTAAATTCCAATTGGTAATGTGTGAAAACATCAAAAACTGCAAGGATTgttattttagctattttctccactgtttgtTTCTTCAGAGGGTTAGGGTTTCTTCAGTAAAtgtcaataaattcaaaaatataattaaatgtcATTACTTTGTGCAGTTCAgtgataaaaatcacatttatttatgtaacttGTGTCCTGGtgaaacatattttgaatttagtttaagtacatgtattattattattattattattattattattattgaggaCAGTAATTGTATTTGTGTGGCTATAATGAAGTGACGGCCACAAAGTTACCCAAAAAGCCCACAGGAagtcttttatcatcacttttattgTTATCACAATAGTGCCAAAAATATATTgtgattaaacatttaaagtccATATCACCCACCCCTAATTGCTGCTTCAAACCACCACCATATATGGTATATTTTTCTTATCCATCTTTAATAGGCTCTcacttttttaatgtattttgtataCCAGCACTGTAAAGAAGTCCCATAATATCTCCAGTATAACCAGGAttaaacatgcttgtaaaacataCTCTTCGTCATTAGATCTGTTTCGTGTTCTGCTGAACAGGTGACTTATCAGCTGAAGATCCCGTGCACGGCCTTGTGCACAGTCCTCATGCTGAGCCGCTCTCTCAGCCGCCTGCAGTGGTTCTCTGTCTTCATGCTCTGTGGTGGCGTAACGCTCGTCCAGTGGAGGCCTGCCGAGGCTACCAAAGTTCAGGTACGCTTCCTGTTCGCTGAGCTTTTACCCGTTCCGCTGGGGCAGCatcaaaccattttttttgttttgttttccttcgcAGGTTGAGCAGAATCCCTTTATTGGGTTCATGGCCATTGCTGTAGCCGTCCTCTGCTCTGGATTTGCAGGTAAAATTAACAGCTACGTCAAACTTTTACCCTGactcttgtttttaaatgtttttaaacagttttctaCTCCCAGGTTAAGTTAGTTTTGTTTGCCTTCTGTTCAAAATCGAGGCGTATACTTTGAGAAGGTGCTGAAAAGCTCAGATACGTCCCTGTGGGTCAGAAACATTCAGATGTACCTCTCCGGCATTCTGGTCACCCTGATTGGTGTCTACATCAACGATGGAGAAAAGGTCCTGGAGAAAGGCTTCTTCTTTGGTTATACGCCCTGGGTGTGCTTGGTTGTATGTAAGTATTGCAAAAGCTAATCCTGGTTTTGGTTCTATGGTGCTGAATATGTTTGACACTGTTTGCGCTTTTTGCAGTTCTGGCCAGCGTTGGCGGTCTTTACACATCCATAGTGGTGAAGTACACAGACAACATCATGAAGGGGTTTTCTGCTGCGGCGGCCATTGTTCTCTCTACGGTCGCATCTGTCATACTGTTTGGATTGCAGATCagtaagtttttttgttttgtttttttcccccacaaacaCTTTATTAGCTTTCCTGCTTTAGACAATCAGTAGGTtgatgaagattctcagtcatccaagtcatgatcaatccaaaaaaggttaaaaaaaataaaagaactggACTTCGATTgtgaagcaaaacgtcttcagcttcacaatagtccagttgttttatttttaatctttttttttttttttggattgacaTTCAGTAAATCCCACCCAGCTCATGTGTAAGCTTTTgggacagttttatttaaaaaatataaaaataaatacatagcaGGTTTTGAAAGATGTAAATGCATGTTGCATGAATACATCAGCACTACCCAGTTCCTGTGTTGGAAGTTAGGTCGTGCTTTCTAGATTGTTAATTTaccctttaaaaaaagtgtggtaATATAAACTCAGAGTCCCTAAAACTAGTTTCTGAAACTAGAACATAAATTCTCTGTACAGAGGTCATATGGGTGCAAATAGAAACCATGAGTATCTCGGGTGAAAAACTGTGAGCTTGGTTCTTTCAGTGATTTTTATATCTAAACCCAAGTTAACGAATGAGTTTCAGTTAGCAAATGACTGACACCttaataaattagtttttaaggaatcttaaatgtaaattttgtatttaaactTGACATTTTTGAGAGACGCGTCTGGCCAGCTGGTgtaatcctttaaaaaaacctTGGTTATTAGAAAACGTTCTATTGAGGAAAGGTTCTCATTCATGTATTCTGAAACCAATACTTTGAAACAAAGTTTATacagttttcttttgaaaatatgCCTTTTTGTAGAccaatatttctttattttttttgcttgcagCAATCACATTTGCTTCTGGAGCCCTCCTGGTGTGCGTTTCCATTTACCTGTATGGACTTCCGAAGCAGGACACGTCCAAAGTGAGCCGGCCAAATACAAATACAGACGCAGAACTTCGACAGAAACTAATCACTGTGTGAACCGCGGACTCGCAGCAAAGGACTCTCTGTCAGAAGGATCGGGTCGGTTTtctgtggagctgcaggacCTCATAAGGTGACGAAAGAGCCACTATCCACATAAACACTAAACTGGGCTCTCAATTGGTTTGGTTCGTGACAAAGATAATAAATCTGCTCCTCCCTTCATTGCACATGGGATGGATGATTGCTTTGAATTAACAATTAAAGTGATTCAAGGGAATGTGAAGAAATCTCTCTTTTTGTGCTTTGAGAAATTGGGTTAACAACAGAGGTGGAGGGGAGGTCTTTATAGTTTCCTAATTGTAAAGTTTGTGAATATTTTAAGGAAGACGGTGGCAGTCCATGAACTCATCTTTGGTTAAGTAGTACATCTGTTTAAGAggcacataaataaaacaatatcacGTACTAAAGGCTATACTGTTATTAATTGTGCAAAGTGAATATGAGCGTAAAGCCTGCAGGCGGACAGCGGAGAACAGACTCAGAAGAAC of Fundulus heteroclitus isolate FHET01 chromosome 15, MU-UCD_Fhet_4.1, whole genome shotgun sequence contains these proteins:
- the slc35a1 gene encoding CMP-sialic acid transporter, with the protein product MAVENASVVFKVYCLSVMTLVAATYTVALRYTRTISSGDLYFSTTAVCIAEVIKLILSLGMLAKETSSLVRFKNTIVEHIFSSPKELLKLSVPSLVYAVQNNMAFIALSNLDAAVYQVTYQLKIPCTALCTVLMLSRSLSRLQWFSVFMLCGGVTLVQWRPAEATKVQVEQNPFIGFMAIAVAVLCSGFAGVYFEKVLKSSDTSLWVRNIQMYLSGILVTLIGVYINDGEKVLEKGFFFGYTPWVCLVVFLASVGGLYTSIVVKYTDNIMKGFSAAAAIVLSTVASVILFGLQITITFASGALLVCVSIYLYGLPKQDTSKVSRPNTNTDAELRQKLITV